The following coding sequences lie in one Cannabis sativa cultivar Pink pepper isolate KNU-18-1 chromosome 5, ASM2916894v1, whole genome shotgun sequence genomic window:
- the LOC115717936 gene encoding uncharacterized protein LOC115717936, protein MNCISWNARGLGNPSAFRYLRLLIAEHAPCLLFIIESKLKAAFRGTVTACNLNLLPFDGDRITWTSQGQGKGIIKERLDYGFVNDHWDSTFQSNTLQHLDYYNSDYRALKVVVSALNEQPPETRFKSRFRFERIWLQEEQCAALISNNWANDSTLHNSSRSDPDHLQAVQSSEQILDELLAKEEDYWHQRSRISWLQSGDSNTKFFHQHASTRKKNNQIRKLTDANGNVQTSSQALLAITSDYYQDLFTSNGVDQESLDIILDKIPSVIDNASRISLSSPFTATDVHSALKTMSDDKSPGLDGLSVMFYTNYWHIVGQQVTAAVLDVLNNGADPSTFNTTLITLIPKVKKPTHITQYRPISLCNVLYKLVSKAIVMRLKPFLPQVISEYQSAFISQRLITDNILVAFELLHSLKGRKRGSKGFAAIKLDMSKAFDRVEWNFVAQVMLKMGFGTTLVDLILRCLTTVSYSFLLNGSIKGLVTPSRGIRQGDPLSPYLFLICAEGLSRLLQHEESTGALQGLKISRNAPSVSHLFFADDSVLFCRANRQSARSIHRCLQTYSQASGQVINPDKCVLSFSDNTRQHEQDFFTALLGMPIQPCHEQYLGLPSFAGRDKKKLFGGITDKIWKLLSSWKEHLFSAGGKEILLKAVVQAIPTYAMSCFRLPITLCHQIETLLAKQAWRIIEFPNSLLSKLLRHRYFSNGRFLSSGLGSNPSLTWRSLFWGKELLLKGLRWRVGSGLSINCATDAWLPGTTTFKPYFFKGADPNLMVADLISEQRQWDLISLQANFSQPDVDRILSIPLSLFPHDDVLIWSHSFTGIYNVKSGYQLAVSLAEQDDTASSHSMEHWWSTFWKMKLPPKVRIFVWKVFHSTLPVAAELYRRHIATSPYCTICNSAEESITHALFSCPRAKAVWDLSSLHIDFHTLRQSASADILLHLSTVLTTSEFELFLVLCWCNWHERNAIYHGNTVRSSQAVASYAPSYLAEFQSARAKRSQPTTSSVAATDPRPSSEFTHAPKWTAPPRGRLKLNTDAAIDKACNKVGIGATLRNSDGFVVAAISKPLLGNYKAEEMEALGLALSLNWLIANNLSVDFIETDSLLVVQGLLSSQSFLSAFHAILNNINFLVSFFPRAQINHVYRSANTYAHTLAKYALTVDTECIWVETFPSPLMTLM, encoded by the exons ATGAATTGTATAAGTTGGAATGCTCGGGGATTGGGGAACCCCAGTGCATTCAGATATCTTCGCTTGCTTATTGCTGAGCATGCGCCCTGTTTACTGTTTATCATTGAGTCTAAATTAAAAGCTG ctttTCGTGGTACTGTTACTGCTTGTAATCTCAACTTGCTGCCTTTTGATGGAGATCGTATAACTTGGACAAGTCAAGGACAAGGCAAAGGTATCATTAAGGAGAGATTGGACTATGGGTTTGTCAATGATCACTGGGACTCTACATTTCAATCCAATACTCTTCAACATCTCGACTATTATAATTCTGACTATCGGGCTTTAAAAGTAGTGGTGTCCGCTTTGAATGAACAACCACCTGAAACACGATTCAAGTCCAGGTTTCGATTTGAAAGAATTTGGcttcaagaagaacaatgtGCTGCATTAATTTCCAATAATTGGGCCAATGATTCCA CACTTCATAATTCCAGCAGAAGTGATCCTGATCATCTACAAGCAGTACAAAGTTCAGAGCAAATTCTTGATGAGTTGCTAGCTAAAGAGGAGGATTATTGGCATCAACGCTCTCGCATTTCATGGTTGCAATCCGGAGATTCCAACACAAAATTCTTCCACCAACATGCCAGTACCAGGAAGAAAAATAACCAAATCCGCAAGCTCACTGATGCAAATGGTAATGTCCAAACAAGTTCTCAAGCTCTTTTGGCTATTACCTCCGATTATTACCAAGATCTTTTTACAAGCAATGGAGTAGATCAAGAATCATTGGATATTATTCTCGATAAAATTCCATCTGTTATTGATAATGCTTCAAGGATTTCACTATCTAGCCCGTTCACTGCTACAGATGTTCATAGTGCTCTCAAAACTATGAGTGATGACAAGAGTCCTGGTCTTGATGGTTTATCAGTGATGTTCTATACAAATTATTGGCACATCGTTGGTCAACAAGTCACTGCTGCTGTATTAGATGTGCTAAATAATGGTGCTGATCCAAGTACTTTCAATACAACACTAATTACACTTATTCCTAAGGTAAAAAAGCCAACTCACATTACACAATATCGGCCAATCAGTTTATGTAATGTCCTATACAAGCTTGTCTCCAAAGCCATTGTAATGCGGCTCAAGCCTTTCCTTCCACAAGTGATATCTGAATATCAGAGTGCTTTCATTTCACAAAGGCTCATCACAGACAATATACTTGTGGCCTTTGAGTTATTGCACTCTCTTAAGGGAAGAAAACGAGGATCTAAAGGGTTTGCTGCGATCAAACTTGATATGAGTAAGGCATTTGATCGAGTGGAGTGGAATTTTGTTGCTCAAGTCATGCTTAAGATGGGGTTTGGAACAACACTTGTCGATCTCATTCTTCGATGCTTGACTACGGTTTCATATTCTTTTTTGCTGAATGGTTCGATCAAAGGATTAGTTACTCCATCTCGAGGAATCCGACAAGGTGATCCACTATCACCCTATTTGTTCCTCATTTGTGCTGAAGGTCTCTCTCGTCTCCTGCAACATGAAGAATCCACTGGTGCTTTACAAGGTCTAAAGATTTCAAGGAATGCCCCTTCGGTTTCACACTTGTTTTTTGCTGATGACAGTGTTCTCTTCTGTCGTGCCAATCGACAATCAGCTCGATCTATACATAGGTGTCTTCAAACTTACAGTCAGGCTTCGGGACAAGTAATCAACCCTGATAAATGTGTTCTCTCTTTCTCGGATAACACTAGGCAGCATGAACAAGATTTTTTCACAGCTTTGCTTGGTATGCCTATTCAGCCATGTCATGAGCAATACTTGGGATTACCTTCTTTTGCTGGTAGAGATAAAAAGAAACTCTTTGGGGGAATAACAGATAAAATTTGGAAGCTCTTAAGTTCATGGAAAGAGCATTTGTTTTCTGCTGGTGGTAAGGAAATATTGCTTAAAGCAGTGGTACAAGCAATACCCACTTATGCCATGAGTTGCTTTAGATTACCTATCACTTTGTGCCACCAAATTGAAA CACTCTTGGCAAAGCAAGCATGGCGTATCATTGAGTTTCCTAACTCACTTTTAAGCAAGCTTCTTAGACACAGATACTTCTCCAATGGTAGATTTCTCTCATCTGGTCTAGGATCCAATCCATCTCTAACATGGAGAAGCCTGTTTTGGGGTAAAGAACTGCTTTTGAAGGGTCTTCGATGGAGAGTTGGTTCGGGTCTCTCCATAAATTGTGCAACAGATGCATGGCTGCCTGGTACTACAACCTTTAAACCTTATTTCTTCAAAGGAGCTGACCCAAATTTAATGGTTGCTGATCTAATTTCTGagcagaggcagtgggattTGATATCATTGCAAGCCAATTTTAGCCAACCTGATGTGGATCGTATACTCTCCATCCCTCTCAGCTTATTTCCCCATGATGATGTCTTGATTTGGAGCCACTCTTTCACAGGTATTTACAATGTTAAATCTGGATATCAACTAGCAGTTTCACTTGCTGAACAAGATGATACTGCCAGTAGTCATTCAATGGAACATTGGTGGTCCACTTTTTGGAAAATGAAACTTCCTCCTAAAGTGAGAATCTTTGTGTGGAAAGTTTTTCACTCAACACTTCCTGTAGCTGCTGAACTCTATCGAAGGCATATAGCAACTTCTCCCTACTGCACTATTTGTAATTCTGCTGAAGAATCAATCACTCATGCGTTGTTCTCATGTCCACGGGCCAAAGCAGTATGGGATTTGTCTTCTCTGCATATTGATTTTCACACTTTAAGACAAAGTGCAAGTGCTGATATACTATTGCACCTATCGACAGTTCTAACCACATCTGAATTTGAGTTGTTCTTGGTTCTCTGCTGGTGTAATTGGCATGAAAGAAATGCCATCTATCATGGTAATACTGTTAGATCATCACAGGCAGTTGCATCATATGCCCCCTCCTACTTGGCAGAATTTCAGAGTGCCAGAGCTAAACGTTCACAGCCAACAACATCTTCAGTTGCTGCTACCGATCCTAGGCCTTCATCAGAGTTCACACATGCCCCAAAATGGACAGCACCACCCCGAGGAAGGCTCAAATTAAACACAGATGCCGCTATTGACAAAGCTTGCAACAAAGTTGGTATTGGAGCAACACTAAGAAATTCTGATGGATTTGTTGTAGCTGCAATTTCGAAGCCTCTCTTAGGCAATTACAAAGCAGAAGAGATGGAAGcacttggccttgcccttagtTTGAATTGGTTGATTGCAAACAATCTCTCAGTCGACTTCATTGAAACTGATTCACTCTTAGTTGTTCAAGGATTATTATCATCTCAGTCTTTTTTATCTGCTTTTCATGCTATTCTAAATAATATTAACTTTCTTGTATCCTTTTTCCCACGAGCACAGATCAATCATGTTTATCGATCTGCTAACACTTATGCCCACACTTTGGCTAAGTATGCTCTTACGGTGGATACTGAATGTATTTGGGTGGAGACTTTTCCTTCTCCACTAATGACTCTTATGTAA
- the LOC133037644 gene encoding uncharacterized protein LOC133037644 isoform X2, translating to MAPTQSIHVIIKPIVNSTKMIQHLRIILFFKLGGNRCGHFPLAPKLKHFLWRACHDILPTSHNLFKRKALPSPCCCRCLCHDETLEHALFRCPTVQERLSLLSVFGVEALAMQEQLVTCWSAYISFPSAGLGSRLHISVSKLQYQLFLY from the exons ATGGCACCTACACAGTCAATTCAT GTTATCATCAAGCCCATAGTCAACTCCACCAAAATGATCCAACACCTTCGGATAATACTGTTTTTCAAACTTGGTGGAAACAGATGTGGTCACTTCCCTTTAGCTCCCAAATTGAAACACTTTCTTTGGCGTGCTTGCCATGATATTCTACCCACCAGTCACAACCTTTTCAAACGGAAAGCTTTACCTTCACCATGTTGTTGCCGGTGTTTGTGTCATGATGAGACCCTAGAGCATGCTCTTTTCAGGTGCCCAACTGTCCAGGAG AGACTATCACTACTTTCTGTGTTTGGTGTGGAAGCTTTGGCAATGCAAGAACAATTGGTTACATGCTGGTCTGCATACATCTCCTTCCCAAGTGCTGGATTGGGTAGCAGACTACATATATCAGTATCAAAGCTGCAATACCAATTGTTTTTATACTAG
- the LOC133038348 gene encoding protein FAR1-RELATED SEQUENCE 1-like: MYVFVRAVDMSLSSIRYREAKDDYDTLHTTPQLGKTSFSQIEKYLSNVYTRNMYYKVQKEMVKEARYLKESKIKTDNGTLLELLKYPECRIRRVVLVSFNNEFFVCECQHVLSFGIPCRHVFAAMKYMKVQDIPKSLLVTRWTKNPYGDETKHYRECENASTEVQARFGRITTKMAEVAYIRAKTQEAYHETSQLLENMSISLQKYDKVENKRGREEEKIKQNDITVEDPHISKTKGTAKMRGSKAVNKRKCTICKKSGHNKRICPQRRTKRADEDEYFDNQYDDETEQSDDALESDNSEERQSDQEMFDQSQRQTSTLPLEDDNVGHKQYTYSTPTSMETWSQWWGSA; this comes from the coding sequence ATGTATGTATTTGTAAGAGCTGTTGACATGTCACTTTCCTCAATTCGATACAGAGAGGCCAAAGATGATTATGACACATTGCATACAACTCCCCAATTAGGGAAAACAAGCTTCTCTCAAATTGAGAAGTACCTATCTAACGTGTACACAAGGAACATGTATTACAAAGTCCAAAAGGAGATGGTTAAGGAGGCAAGATACTTGAAGGAAAGCAAGATTAAGACTGATAATGGAACTTTGTTGGAGTTATTAAAATATCCAGAATGCCGGATAAGAAGGGTAGTCTTAGTAAGCTTTAACAATGAATTTTTTGTGTGTGAATGTCAACACGTTCTATCTTTCGGAATACCATGTCGACATGTCTTCGCAGCAATGAAGTATATGAAAGTGCAGGATATACCCAAGTCACTTCTAGTAACAAGGTGGACAAAAAATCCTTATGGAGATGAGACAAAGCATTATCGTGAATGTGAGAATGCGTCAACAGAAGTGCAGGCTCGATTTGGTAGGATAACTACGAAAATGGCTGAAGTTGCATACATTAGGGCTAAAACACAAGAAGCTTACCATGAAACTTCACAATTGTTGGAGAACATGAGTATTAGCTTGCAAAAATATGATAAGGTAGAAAATAAGAGAGGCagagaggaagaaaaaattaagcaaaatgaTATAACTGTAGAAGACCCACACATCTCAAAAACAAAAGGAACAGCGAAAATGCGGGGTTCCAAGGCTGTGAACAAAAGGAAGTGCACAATTTGCAAGAAATCAGGACATAACAAGAGAATATGCCCACAAAGAAGGACTAAAAGGGCTGATGAAGATGAATATTTTGACAACCAATATGATGACGAGACTGAACAATCTGATGATGCATTAGAGAGTGACAACAGTGAAGAAAGGCAAAGTGACCAAGAAATGTTTGACCAAAGTCAAAGACAAACCAGTACATTACCATTAGAAGATGACAATGTTGGCCATAAACAATATACTTATTCCACTCCTACATCAATGGAAACTTGGTCGCAGTGGTGGGGGAGTGCATAG
- the LOC133037644 gene encoding uncharacterized protein LOC133037644 isoform X1, whose protein sequence is MAPTQSIHVIIKPIVNSTKMIQHLRIILFFKLGGNRCGHFPLAPKLKHFLWRACHDILPTSHNLFKRKALPSPCCCRCLCHDETLEHALFRCPTVQEVWILTIFHDFIDKNDFLTCMALLYLATTTFIARDYHYFLCLVWKLWQCKNNWLHAGLHTSPSQVLDWVADYIYQYQSCNTNCFYTSQTPCVSLLSTENEPHIPSYSLQISVDAAQDVRLNKMGFGMVVQTCQGEILLTLATPWSGIHQPLIMEAHALYYALSWCCNHFIYPDA, encoded by the exons ATGGCACCTACACAGTCAATTCAT GTTATCATCAAGCCCATAGTCAACTCCACCAAAATGATCCAACACCTTCGGATAATACTGTTTTTCAAACTTGGTGGAAACAGATGTGGTCACTTCCCTTTAGCTCCCAAATTGAAACACTTTCTTTGGCGTGCTTGCCATGATATTCTACCCACCAGTCACAACCTTTTCAAACGGAAAGCTTTACCTTCACCATGTTGTTGCCGGTGTTTGTGTCATGATGAGACCCTAGAGCATGCTCTTTTCAGGTGCCCAACTGTCCAGGAGGTAtggattttaactatttttcatgattttattgATAAAAATGATTTTCTCACTTGTATGGCTTTACTTTACCTTGCTACCACTACATTTATTGCTAGAGACTATCACTACTTTCTGTGTTTGGTGTGGAAGCTTTGGCAATGCAAGAACAATTGGTTACATGCTGGTCTGCATACATCTCCTTCCCAAGTGCTGGATTGGGTAGCAGACTACATATATCAGTATCAAAGCTGCAATACCAATTGTTTTTATACTAGTCAAACACCATGTGTCTCTTTGCTGTCCACAGAGAATGAACCACACATCCCTAGCTACAGCCTTCAGATTTCTGTAGATGCAGCTCAGGATGTAAGACTAAATAAGATGGGCTTTGGTATGGTTGTTCAGACATGTCAAGGGGAGATACTCTTAACTTTGGCAACACCTTGGAGCGGAATTCATCAACCTTTGATAATGGAAGCGCATGCCTTATACTATGCTCTTTCTTGGTGTTGTAATCACTTCATTTATCCAGATGCATAG
- the LOC115717937 gene encoding aspartic proteinase CDR1-like — MEVTFFLTFCLLFNILHFSSPVISRRLQKSYTSFNLIHSHSIDTSIQTKVYPGDRDILTDLFPSDEYLVFINLTIGIPPVPQLVIFDTGSKLIWISCAPCNNCPTPQLFDQNLSASYKRVLCGDYLCPFSCEDPDDPYPCGFRTNYGSGLNASGIYGTESFTLPTSDGGVEIVTEKLFGCAHKVEYFGTSKFNGMFGFRYERNSFLYNLGSSFSYCIGDLTNTQNSFSQLRIGNGDHGYGIEMLGKWTPLKINEGGNYRVHVDHIVFAHYIFVNKGGDTGFDAIIDTASSTTTLPENFVISLKRYVKEQLNKLGVKEHEGATGKLLCFRGDLMDLKDFPKVMIQCEGEATMELDHRILFKQHTKRAFCFAIQVTQVDSGKIMVIGAVTQQNYHMAYDLDYKRLYMEKVDCQKYKDY, encoded by the coding sequence ATGGAAGTAAcatttttcttaactttttgcTTACTTTTCAATATTTTACATTTCTCTTCACCAGTCATATCCAGAAGATTACAAAAATCTTATACTAGTTTCAACCTAATTCATTCCCATTCAATCGATACCTCTATACAAACTAAAGTTTATCCAGGCGATCGCGATATCCTAACTGACCTTTTCCCGAGTGATGAATACTTAGTTTTCATCAACCTTACTATTGGCATACCACCTGTTCCACAACTAGTAATTTTTGATACTGGAAGTAAATTGATATGGATTTCTTGCGCTCCATGCAATAATTGTCCTACACCGCAGTTATTCGACCAAAATCTTTCAGCCAGTTATAAAAGAGTTTTGTGTGGTGATTATTTGTGCCCTTTTTCTTGTGAAGATCCAGATGACCCATATCCATGTGGTTTTCGCACAAATTATGGAAGTGGACTCAATGCAAGTGGAATATATGGTACGGAGTCTTTCACTTTGCCAACAAGTGATGGTGGAGTGGAGATAGTAACTGAAAAACTATTCGGTTGTGCACATAAAGTAGAATATTTTGGCACTAGTAAATTTAATGGTATGTTTGGTTTTAgatatgaaagaaattctttCCTATATAACTTAGGATCATCATTTTCTTATTGTATAGGAGACTtgacaaatacacaaaatagtTTTAGCCAATTACGCATTGGCAATGGTGACCATGGTTATGGTATAGAAATGTTAGGAAAGTGGACACCTCTTAAGATTAATGAAGGTGGTAATTATAGAGTACATGTAGACCATATAGTTTTTGCacactatatttttgtaaataaaggtGGTGATACAGGATTTGATGCAATCATTGATACAGCATCATCAACCACTACATTACCTGAGAACTTTGTGATTAGTCTGAAAAGATATGTGAAAGAACAGTTGAATAAATTAGGCGTAAAAGAACATGAAGGTGCTACCGGAAAATTATTATGCTTCAGAGGTGATTTGATGGACCTTAAAGACTTCCCTAAAGTGATGATTCAATGTGAAGGGGAGGCAACTATGGAATTGGATCATCGTATTTTGTTCAAACAACATACAAAGAGAGCATTTTGCTTTGCAATACAGGTTACACAAGTTGATTCAGGAAAGATAATGGTAATTGGAGCGGTGACTCAACAAAATTACCACATGGCTTATGATCTTGACTACAAGAGATTGTATATGGAAAAAGTTGATTGTCAAAAATATAAAGATTATTAG